The genomic DNA gatatgtgttttctttcgccttgccactatttgcttcacaaacaaaacagctcttttttaaatcatttattaaaagaggctttggccctcagagacctcatccgcctctttaaacactccgatagtatccgatgccggctccgaaacacatccggaagcttcctacgccggctccgaaagagtgccaaaggctttcattgcactacgtttttcccgcaaatttttaacacaattgattaatgcgacggtccTTCCGATAtaggagcgatctcgacgtgacgcggatgttttggctggcaaatttgctttgcctaaacacaattctaatccataacagcaactgcggccaatggtttgtttccgtgccggcaccgtacctgtcaagtctacaccgacgcgacaatacataccaataccgcgcgtttacacggtcgagcagtggcatacacacgtatacacatcgacacaggctgtggaaaaattgacagagcagcacagacgatcattgccgtactggcaaagagggatagcaatatggaatgttgcacacgagcacaaaattgggtacaaagctgaggaccttgtgcggaaactgctcgacaggaccagtgggaACTGTCAACCGACTGACACACTGACGGCGCGCACCCATCCCTACCATTGTTTTTGACTTTTCTTTTCCGAAAAATATCCCATTCTGAAATGCTATCCAATGAAGTGCGATcaaaagcataaatttatgcGAATTTCTTTCATCTTTTTACTAGTTTTGCTATTTGCGTGCGGCTCTTCAGCAGACCACAGCATCGAGGAGGAAACCGTGATAGAAGGTAAGTGCGGTCCATTGCAAAGCAGATTGTGTTCTTCTGTGCCCGACGAGGAAAGCAGTGCGTTGAGGTACAATGCTACCCTGTGGCGGCCACCAGAAGAGGCGTGTTTTTTTCAACCGGCAACTTAAAACTTTACATCCACGTTCCCCTCTTTGTAGATTTTTTGATATGCCGCACCTGTGGAAATGATGTCAGCGTAGCGAACCTAGCCTTTGACAAATATAGCCCGCTGGCACTAAGCGCGACGAACCACACATTTACCGAGACCCGGTCCGTGCTGGTGCAGGAAGTGCGGAATCCACTCGGCATACGGTTTCACATCTTTCTCGTCAAGCAAGCGTCCTGCGCAAAGATCCATCCGGTAATTATCTGGTGGCTTTAGTGGCGTGCACGGCACGGCACCGTCGTCACACCCGCTGCTGCATTATCGATTATCCATTTGCTAACTGTTTTCCCCGCGTTGCAGTGGACACACAAATCGACCTGGTTCCCTGGGTACGCTTGGAAGGTTTGTGTATGCCCCAAGTGCCACACTCTGCTTGGGTGGATGTTCGAACCTGTCGAGACTGCGACCGCAGAGCAAAGTTTCCCATCGAACGCCGGTTTCTACGCTCTCATCTTTCAAAACATTATCACCGAAGGATGTACGTACCGCACAATGGGTGATTCCTTATCGCTAACCACATGGCATTAAACACCACCCACATGCCTTTGTCTCCTTTCAGACGTAAACTCATTGCTTATGATAGAGAAGGTGCTGCGGGACAACcactgacacacacgcacggttGCTTTCGAAAAATCCGCGGGATACACGATGGTTGACCCGAAGCGGCACATCAACATCCTTTCTCCGGAAGAGCAAGCGTTTATGGAGGAGTGCGAAAATGAGTTTACGCACCGCTTTACGGATCTGGACGAAGAGTTTATGGCTCACTGTCAGCGCGAATCGAAACCGCCGCCCGTAGTGCACCCGTGGAACAGCCGGCGTGGTGGTGGCCATCATGGGGGAGGAGGCGGAGGTGCAAGAGGAGGCGGTAATGTTGAATGGCGAGGGGAAAGGCGGTTTAACGATTGGGATGGAAGAGGCGGAGGGCGGGGAGGACCTTTTAATAACCGTGATGGACGCAATCGGCAGAATGACAGAAACTACCGTCACCATGATTATCGAtcgggtggcggtggtggtggtggtggtcgcgaTGATGGCTACCGAAACCATCGGAACCACAGTGCGTCGCGCCAGGATTATAGAAAACCGTACGCCCGGCCCGGCGATCGGGCGTACAATCAGGAGGCGAAACGTTGACGAGAGCCCGATGAGGAAATCTTTGATTGGAAGAAGATTCCCTGCAGCAAATTCGAACGGTTCTCAAGCCATCTCAGCAATTCGgcatcttttttccccccttcacACTTGTAACAAACACTTGTCGAGTGTTAAAACGATAAGCAGATTCTTTACGAATTGTAAATAAATATCTGTAAATAAAGACTGAATCGAACAAATGCTCGGTTGTGTGCGATAATGGTTGAGTATTGTGCGGCTGTTCAGCACACGGATTGCAACAGGACCTTATTCATCTTACCCACCGTTAAACATCGCGTTTAAATCGTTTAGCGGTGGATTTTAATCTGAAAACATTCTCGGGTGTTTAAACTAGCTGTCACATAAGGTCGAAAAGTtaggccgtgtgtgtgtttattgcaCGCATGGAGAGAATCGGATTCCTATACATTTGATAGTGTAAAATGTGATCCTTTCTGGCCCACATGTCCCGTAAGGATCATTCCCTTTTCGCACCGGTTCGAACTACATCACAATTTTTCCTGTCTACGCccagcacactgtgaagctgtgaacccacacacacgcgcacgcaacaccgtatgtttttatttcggcGAGAGTCGTCGAGGAAGCGGCCtcgcgctctcgctctctcacacgAGCTCGTGAACGATCGCGGAgagagtgcgtgcgtgcaacAGGAACCGCAATCGGATAACGCGACCGTAGTATCTGGCTGGCTGCCTGGTGTGCCCATCCGCGCTAGTTCTGGTTCCCACCCAAAGGCAAGCGTACGCGGCCAAGGAGCTGTAAGCGCCCAGGGGCGTGTGTGAGTGATCGATCGGTACTGTGCAGTGTACACATCTGGTCTGGTGCGGTCCCATACACAACAGTAGGAGGGACGTTCGTTGATGGTAGCGGCCGTCCATCGATGTCGTGTGAGAAGCAGGAGCTCGGAAAACTCATGCATATATGCAACGCGCTGCAGCTTGGTAGCAGCTATTTGCATAGATTTATGTGCGCGGTGCCAAATCGTCGCAGTGTGTATGAATTGATCGTGTGCGTGCGCGTTGACTAttggcacacgcacacaccagcTCCTAGCACTAGTAGTGAACGGATGCGCCCGTGTAACCGTGTGTTGAGCGGTATGCGCATGCTCTGACACGATCGAATCTGTCAGTGTTAAGTCACGGGGAATGAAGAAAACGAATGCCCACTGGAGATCGCAGTAATCATTGCCGTCTTCGCGAGCACATTTGTTGCAGCCCGCCAAACAGGGCACACAACATGGCGAGCCACCAGAAAAGTTTACTAAATCCTGTGCCGTTGCGCTGTGCATAGTGTTAAAAAGGATCGACAAAAACGATTTCATGGCACGGTACGGATGACCGACCCGAGAGTGGTGAAAATTGGTGAAAATCgtttacacaaacacatagTCACACGGTAGGATCGGATGGTGTTGTACGGCAAGGAAAAACAGTGGTGTACAGGGAAAAGTATGGTCCGCCATCGACAGTGACCTACCGAATGGTGTTGTGCTGCTTCATTGTTTAGTCAGAATCGTTCGAACGAACGTGGTGTTTTTTCTGGTAtggcagtagtagtggtgtgGTTAAGTGAAACGACGTAGCTATTTAATTCATTGCTTAAATTTCGGACCAAATCCATAAATTAGTGCGTTTGCCGGAGCGGGAAGTCAATACACCGAGGGGGTTGGCCTTCCCGGATggatgttggtggtgatgctCATGGCACATAACTCTCTAGCCACATGTTTAACGAGCAATCAGCATTGTACACCGCCGTCTCAGTGACCGTGGCAAAtggtgtggtgatgatgaatgGGGCAACGATTCGCGCCGGTTGATGATCCGTACATTGAAGTGTCCCTCCTTGTTGGAATACGGCAAACCTGAACTTGTCACGTGCCAATGTAAACTCCGTCTAAAGTACGAGTGTCCTAGGAATCTCAAAATCCAGGGAGCCACAACGTGTTTGCTCCTGTCGTAAGAAGAATAACGAGGAACGCAAAGaaaagcagagagagagagagacggggAGGCGCCAACATTTCGGGGCCTCCTAGCTCTCTTCCTCGCACCGTACCGGCACCACAGTGATGACCGATTTCGCGGCAAACGCATGTTTCGATGCATTATCGGTGCTGAACAATAATGTACAACTCGTTGAGAATGGTAAGTACTACTTCCGGTACACGTGAAAACATTGCTCTGCAGTCGAAAAAGGTGGCCGCGAGGTGGTGTTGATTTTGTACATTATCATCGTTccgttgtttgctttcttggGGATCGTCCAGCTCCAAGCACAAACGACCAAACTGACCTTTGATCATTACTCTAGGTGTAAACTATTTGGTATCATTAACCAAtaaatgaaggaaaataaGAGGTAACGTTAATTCCTTACGGGGTAATTCActagcttgtttttttttattattatagaTAATTGGACTTTTTTTAGTAATTTGTTAGATAATAATCACCTCATCCCAATTTGCCTCATAATAATTGTTTATTAGCTGGAGATTAGATGGAGGTTAGAAAATGACCACCAGACTTTGGAAGACTGTAAAAGGTTATGACGCCGATATTCAACGAATCatcttattttgttttgtgtgtgtagaagTACAGTAGATAGGAGTAGCACATAGAATGAGATAGTGGCGCCGGCAGTCCCACGGCAAGATCGAATAAGGAGTTCCTTAAGGACCGTTTCTCCATAAGCAGTTGAAGATCACTTGGTGGCACATTAGTTGAACTTTTATCGCCAACAATTACCGACCGACCAGTGCACTGCCAATAGGCTTTTTATTGCCTACGCTTACCGATCGATTAATATCTTGAAAattaacattttaaaacaaaatgtttgTTCATTAGAATAATTCCTATAATTATGGACACATCATTTTTCTTATGATACGTAACACGTAACAGATACTCCCGTGCGATGGTCTCGAACGATCCAAACCTGGAGCTGCTACTAAGTGGTTGATCGGTACAGGGTTAAATTAGGATTATAAAACGTTTTTATTATGAAATTAATATTGATAATCTGTGTTTATGTGTGATTGTGAAGTGATGGCATGTTAATTTGATTTTGGGTTAAATGTTACgatttttaatgatttaatttttgatCGTTTCAAGTGCAACCGGAAAACAgggaataattttaaattgtaaaatacaCAGTTTTATGTTAAAAGTTATACGGAATTGACAACAAAATCTGTCGCAAATAAGCAACAGAATTAGAGAAATACTCGTGACACGATTCACCAGCGATGGCAAAATACAATCAACACTTCTACAACTAGAGTAAAGACGCTATCAACCCAAAATGCACATCAAATAGTGACTCACTGGGGAAACATAATGACTTGTCGAATCTCGTATGGATTGACCTTGTCCCAATTTAGGCAATTTTACTTTACTCACCTACTAATTCATCCAGAaattatgtatgtatgtgtatgtgtgccatAGCGTCTAAGGCTAGTAATTTAGCAAATTAAAGTCTGTGAGAAATCTGAGTTTTTATGAGCAACGCAGAACCAATCATCTGCGTATCCTTTGCAGACCTCTTGATCGTACCATTCTTACGCCTATCAAAAGGGCGAAGTCCTTAGCACATTGCTTGAAAAGCTAATTTATTTGCATACATTACATTGCGAGCTGGATCATGTGGGCCGTTGGTATATCAAATCTGGTTGGCAGATTTTTTCAGCCTGAAGAGCGAATTTCCCGCCTGTTTTTACCATCTTTTTGCATTGGGACGCTTCACAAGTCCTTCTGTCCTGCGTGCTGATCGGTCAAGCTTTCATATCCGTTTTTATCATTCGCAAACTTCTCGGCCGATACTTCTGGGCCTCCAGACCTTCGATACGGAGCAGTTGGATgagaaaacattaaaattcACTTTCTATGCGCAAACAGTATAGAGACCGAAGTAAGGACGTTAGCTCAGGATCAAATTATTAAGCAGATTTATTTGAGAAAATAGGAAATATAGGACAGATAGGAAGTGACTCAAAATTAGATTGATCAAGACCGGCAATGATTGCTGCTATTATAAGTTTTTTCTTGGGTTTGTTACTTGCTAGTATTATTGTTCAACTTATGAAAAATCACGACGTCTATTATCGATCAATTATTCAAATCCATTTTTGTAGCAGTTTAATCAGTTCTGTACGAAATTTGCCTCTCACACAAAGTCATCATAAAACGCGCAGTGAAAATTACAATCTATTTGCCAGGGCGCCCAGTAACTATTTGCTCTATTTTGTTGTTAATCACACATTACATTGGCCATAGATGACACATtacaatattaaaaaaaaaaacgaaagaaaacacacatctgctacaaattatttttccttccccccacgaatgtgtgtgtgtgtgtgtgtgtgtgtgtgtgtgtttggtccCATTTGTATTCTAATCGTAATGTTACTACGCACAGCAGCGCACACCCTTTAATGCTAATGCTCGATCAAACAACCGAACTGTGATGTGcaatagtgtgtgtgtctatgtgggttttttttaccatACAGTTTTCCCAACCCTCTAGCCAGTGGTATATGtagttgtgtgtatgtgcgcgtgttttttaattttattttgcagCTCAATTTTCAATACGAGCTGCGCAGCTAAAGAAAATCTCACCAATATTGTGAAAGAATATTTaatgttttccttcttgtGGCTAACCCTTCGCGGCTAGCGGGCGAAGAGGAAAATTCTTTTAGCTGAAATTGTAATGCTTGATTTTtatgtataattttttttcaaagaaaatcatttaatgattaaattttaaataatattctcAGCTGCTCAACGCTTTTCAAAGctactttaaaattttctaaataTTCCTTCTAAAACATGTGACCTgaaattacatttttattcAAGATAAACTTCATTGCTTTCATTCAatgctcaaaaaaaaaaattgggttGATTCACATTTAAGCACGGTCGACTTAAACCACCCCATAATCGAAGGGTTAATGGTTTCGGGGTGGTGCGTGTTTGCGTGTGCCCCAGGAATGTAATTAATCGggcacacacacggacagccGCACAGAATCGAGGGGGTTGAGTGAGTGCATGAGTCAAATAGACAATGTTTCATTTCCCCCCCATCAACCTCCTTTTGGCCCTTCAGACTTTCCCGAGACTTTCCCCCTTCCTGTCGTGCTAGTTCGTGCTCTAGTACCAGCAACTGTGAATGAGCATACGGCGCGATGAGGATtctatgcgtgtgtgtgtgtgtggtcgtgAAGTAGGTTGTACTATCGTGATCGCAAATATTCTGTCACAATCACGTTTTCACGCACATACGTTCTCGCAACCGCGATGAGAGATTGAAGAACGAGCGCGAGAGAGCGCGCGAGCACGGGAGATCACTCGCAGCATCCCAGACCACCGTTGATGAAGGTGTGCGAGGGATCCTCGCTGCCGATCGCTCCCCTATGTTCGGCGGACCTCGGCGGCGCCAGACTAGCTAGTACAGCGCTTAGTGTAGTCGTAGTcggcctaggtggtggctgctACTGCTCGTGCATCAACTGCTTATCCTTTCAAGGCCCCTGGAATCGGTCCGCGGAGAGTCAGCTCTCTTGGGTGATTCCTGCTGGTGCCCTAGTGTGGAGGCGTTCGGTGTGGCCAGACATTCACATCCACACGTTTTCTTATTCATTCCGTATTTCGCTGTTTCTCTTTCCATCGGACTTCCTGcgcgaacaacaacaaaaaaaacctgtgcACCTGTTCCAAACGTGCATCCTGTGGAACCGTTGTGACTCTTGCGGAAATACTCATGTGCGGTGGGTGCGTTCTGACGGTGAAAATCAATGCAACCGACCACTACCCACGATACTTGGGGCCCATTCATCTTGGCTGCGTTTTGTCCGGCTCGATCCTGTCCCTGgttccactgctgctgctactgctgctgaacGTACGGTGTCCATCAACGCCCACATCTGGCCACATCCCACGTTGCATCGGTACGGCGGTACGATGATTCTAGTGTGCAGCATCTGCGGGGCTTCGCATTACACCCAAAACTGCCCAGAGTATGCCAAGGGAGATCATGTAAGTACCACTATACCGGAACCATGCCGCCCAGCATGGGGGTGCAATCGATCATGAAGTGGAATCTAAAGAACAAACCTCTCAGTAATGTTTTCATGTTATTGCAACATTGTGTAGCAGTCATCGGGACAAAAACAACGACTTCTGCTCCTTTGACAGATCACACATATGCCGTTAAAGCAGGCATCCAGAAAACAATCGCTCGCCACGCGGTAGAAAGCCAGGACATGCACTGAATTCCTTTTATGGAAGAAATTGGCAATCGCGATCTCGCCATCCAACATCTTGTCGTTCCCGTCGTTGCGTATATGTGTTTCCGACAGTCgctccgctgctgctggtgtgtttTGTAAGCTCATGTGAGctcgcgtgcgtgcgtgtgtgcacaCTTCCGCCCGAATCCGACTCGCCCGAGAAGCCGACCTCCGACATCCACCTAACGAAACTCCAGACCCCGGTCACTTGGTCCCGGGACGGCTGGAGTTGACAAAATGTCCACTTTCTCCGATTAAATTATATAATTTACGCATTTTATAATGTCCATgacaacacacacatgtgcGCAATCCGGTCCTGTTTTCGGTACCTGTCTGCGCAGCAGCAGTCCGCTCTCTCTCGCAACTACCGTCCGCCAAACCTGTGGCAGATATATGGTCGGTCGAGGGGTGCTGGTGGTTAGGAGGGGTCCCGTCGGCTAGATGGATGGCTGACGATGGAAAGGTAGCGAGGGTACCACTCTGGCTAGAAGAGTAGAACGTGGTCAGGAACGTGCACCGCCAGTGATCtcgtggtagtggtggtggtgcgtgaTCACTGATCAGTGGAGAAAAAAACGTCAATATTTTTATCCTCAACAGCAGCCGCCACACGACTACAGTGATAAAGCGGGAACACACGGAAAACTGTgcgtgctcgtgtgtgtgtgtgtgtgggctcgGAAAAACATTGCGCAGTATTGGTGGAAAAACCGTTCGATGAAGATCGCGAGATTTGGTGAGAGCAGGGCAGAGAGAGTAGGATCGCACCGTAGAGAGCAACCGGGAGCATAATAGAGAGCGGAGGGAAAACTTTATGGAAAACATACATTGcctgttccttttttcttttttgctgtgccGAGTGACGACGACCACTTTGCAAATGGACGGATCGGATCTCGAAAGCCCATGCTCAATCTCAGTGGAAAAACGTGATCGTGTGgagtgctgtgtgtgtgtttttggtgttttggCATTCCTACTCCTGCATCTAAGGGGGGGAGGATTTTCCTTCGAGTGAGAGTCGTGTATTCGTCAGTGTTGGTTAGAGTTTTCttcgttttcacttttttttaatggtgAATTTGTGTCATCTGACGCGCGGATCCAGGGCTTGGGGGAGGACTGCACCAATACAGCTACCAGGTTGTGAATTCCATTCCGACTGACCATTCCAGTGAAATGCATTCGTGCCGTAGGGGCAGTGTAGTATCAGCAGCGGCATGTGAACTAATCTATGTTGTATGTGTTTCTTCCCTTCTTCAAGAAGCCTACTATCATATTCCCGATTCGTTTTGGTCGCTTCCAGGTTAAGGATAAGCCCGCGCTTAACCTTTCAAGGTCGTCGGTTCCGAACGGCCTGCTGATAATGGACACCCATGCCGGCAGCTGTGTCGTCACGTCGCAAAAGTTTGCCAAGGGAACCCGGTTCGGTCCACTGCTCGCCCAGAAGTCGTACGTCCCGATCAAGAATCTCCCATTTCCGCTCGTACTGTTTGCCGGACCGTACTACCAGCAGGAGCACGAGTACGAGCTGCAGGGTCTGCTGAGCGGTACCCGCAACATCTACCTCGACACGCGGAACGAATCCAAATGCAACTGGATGATCCACGTTAACCTGGCACGGTTTTCCAACGAGCAGAATCTTATTTGTTATCAGGTAAGGCGAGGACCTAAATCTCATGCATGTCTTATTATGGGGCACTCAGCAGGCCCCCGAGGGTTGTTATCACGAAATTTGTAATGCGATTACTACTGGCAGGGGTGTGAAAGCGCACAGTCGCCCACGGGTATGTGTATATTTCCCCCAACGGTTCCCGATTGCTTATCATTAGTGCGCGATCGGGAATGTAGTAAGCGAAACTGGTGGTGGTTTCAAACAATTGTAATTAACGCTTGCTTATCTTTGAAATAGTTGTTTAAAGACAGATTAACTCGCGTGCGGGAAAATGTTCATTAGCGGCAGCACTGCCTCAAGAATCTTGGTCTGCTTTTTCTTGATGGTCTCTGCTTTGTAAGCTAGTTgcagtttatttataattctttACGGTGTGTATGTTTTGTCTTCTAGGAAAATGACGAAATCTATTACACCGCAATAAAGGACATCGAATTGGGAGACATCCTACGGGTGTGGTACTCACGTAACTACGCCGCCAAAATCGGTGCCTCCATGCTGGAACCCAGTCCCTACGATATCTGCACCAATATACTCCGCTCCGTCAGCATGGATTACGGGTTTGACTTGGAAAAGAGCCAGACCAGCAGCTTCCTGATCGACGATGTTTACAACCGTCCGTCCGTTACCGTCGGAAGCTGCGGAAGTACCGGACACATCACATCGGTATCACACAACAGTGCGGGAAGCAGTACCGGCACCATCATGACCGCAAACGGAACGCCCTGCATATCCTCGATGGTGCAGTCGTCTTCATACGACGATCGAACGTTACTGTCCCATCATGGTGTGGGATGTGGCAATGGCAACGGTGCTGGACGAGATTCGATCGATATCGAtagtaacaacaacagcagcagcttctgTATGATGGACACCGATCACAACAGTGGTGCAGCGATCGGGAAGGGCGGAAGCATAGGATCTCCCACGACGATAACGTACGACACGGTTTCGCTGCCACCGATCGATAGTCTGATGAAAACGACGTCGCCCAAATACTCTACCTCCGCGTCGCAGCAGCACATCTTCGATATGGATCTGCTCGAGTCAGGAGTCTCTACGCACGTGCCCGATTTGGTGGATGATTATTTCAACACTTCCTCGCTCATTCATTCTAGTCATCATGAGCCATCTCAGccgcatcatcaccatcatcaccaccacgaccaTGAGTTCCTGGATTACCAGCACGGTTTGgaacagcagcatcagaaCAGTATGCTCCCGccggggcagcagcagcaccatgaGGGAGAAATGATCTCTTCGTCGTTGCACCCGGACACAGCCACTAGCGAAGGGCGGCTGCCACGGCATGTGTACTCTACGGAACAGATATCGCCAGCACAGCATACGCATCATACACACCAActacaccaccatcatcaccagcagcagcagcttgggGGATCACTGTCAACCGTGACTGAGTTTCAGTGTCTTCCGAACGACACGCTAAGTCCGGCGGACTTGATAAACATTTCTCTCGGTGCGAGCGATGTCAACATTTCGTTCGAAACGGGATTCGGTGATACGGCGGTGGTTGGTGATGGCTCCCTAACCGATGGAAGTCACAATCTGTTAAGCTACGAAAGAGGCATTGATGATATAGATGGAGCGTTCGGTGATGGGACAGGCTTCGATCTACTAACGCCGACGAATGCTGCGAACGAAACGGACTGTCAGTCCGATAAAATGCACAGCCGGTTCTCATCGTCGTCCGATTCGCTGATCACACTGAACGATACGGGAGGTGTTGGTGGAACCACAACCGCCACCCCTACACCCACACCCTCAATGGGCGGCATCGCAAGCGGTGCCGGACTGCCGGAAGGAGATGCGGACAaaaagtatgtgtgtgaggTGTGCCTGCGCAAGTACATGACCAAATCGAATCTCGACAAGCACGTGCGCAAACATAATCTCTACTTGTGCGTGTTTTGCATGAAGCTGTTCCAGCAGGCGGATGAGCTGAAAGATCACGAGTGCAGCGAGCGCAAATCTAAAACGGCGTACCTGCACTGTCCAAAGTGTTTGAAGGTGTTGTCAAACTCTTGGTCGTTGCAAAGGCACATGAAAATACACAAAGATCTCACCCAGGCTGAGTCAGCGCTGGTCGTTTCGAATGGTGGCGTTGTTGCCGTCGAGCAGCTGGACAAACTGTCCGCCGATGGAACGAAGCTGTCCAACGCATCGTTCGAAGAGTTATCCAATTCTGCCCCGCTTGAGGATTTAAAACCCAGCATCGAAGCACTGGACGGATCGGCCAACATGGTGACAGCCTTACGACTATCGGCGGCACACAGTGACGATAAGAACGATGTTCTCGATTCAGATCCGATGGCTCCTGCTGCACTGTTAACGGAAGCGGAGATAAAAAAGGAACCCAGCTACGGAAGTACGGGCTCGACACCGGCTTCTCCACTAACCAACACCTCAACCTTGCCCAACCTGACAACCATTATCCCGATCACGAACATGTGCTCCAGCCAGGATATGATCACGAACGTACAGGCCGCCAACGGCAAGCAACTGTACAAGTGTATCGTTTGCTCGAAGCTGTTCAAAAATCCCAATGCATTGGAAAAGCATCTGCGCAAGGTTCATACCGTCTACACCGTGTCGAACGATTACAAATCGGAAAAGAAGGTACTGAGCCAATTGAATCAGAAGAAAACTTCACCGATAAAGCCAGCAATTGCCAAAGCGTTGGCTACAAAGCTATCGCAAAAGAGCAAGAAACAGGAAGagatggcggcggcggcggcggctgcggcagctgcagcagcagcagcggcggcgtCGATGGCTACACCAACGATCCCCAACTCTGCAGAACATACGGAGGACAATGTTTTGTCGCGGAACGCTACCAATGCTGGTACATTGGTAAAGCAAACGCATCACGGAGCAGCAATAGCCGTGCCGGttccatcatcgtcatcgtctgcGGACCATGCATCCGCTGGTGGGCAGTTGCGAATgcacagcaaaaagaaacattcATCCGGCAGTGGCACTGGCGACGGTAGCAGAAGACCCGCTATGGATCATGTGTATGGCGGTGGTGCCGTTCCCTCACTCGCAGGTGCTCAGATCGTCGGCATCAACAGTACGATCACCGGCGTTAGAATCAGCGGCGATCCACTACAGCCTGCCAACAGTGCAGACGGTGCGGCGCGCGATATGACAACGATCGCAAACGGAGCTGGCCCACCAGCGACAGTACCCACGTCCGCGGCCGGCAAATCccacagcatcatcatcatctccaaCGTGGAACTCACCAAAAACAATCTGATCGATACTAGTCAACTGTTTCTCAACCCGGCTGGCCAGGTGAGCCACGGTGCCCACGGAACAGCAGGCAGTACCACCGGTGGCATT from Anopheles stephensi strain Indian chromosome 2, UCI_ANSTEP_V1.0, whole genome shotgun sequence includes the following:
- the LOC118502405 gene encoding RNA guanine-N7 methyltransferase activating subunit; its protein translation is MVDPKRHINILSPEEQAFMEECENEFTHRFTDLDEEFMAHCQRESKPPPVVHPWNSRRGGGHHGGGGGGARGGGNVEWRGERRFNDWDGRGGGRGGPFNNRDGRNRQNDRNYRHHDYRSGGGGGGGGRDDGYRNHRNHSASRQDYRKPYARPGDRAYNQEAKR
- the LOC118508372 gene encoding uncharacterized protein LOC118508372, encoding MKCDQKHKFMRISFIFLLVLLFACGSSADHSIEEETVIEDFLICRTCGNDVSVANLAFDKYSPLALSATNHTFTETRSVLVQEVRNPLGIRFHIFLVKQASCAKIHPWTHKSTWFPGYAWKVCVCPKCHTLLGWMFEPVETATAEQSFPSNAGFYALIFQNIITEGYVNSLLMIEKVLRDNH